The bacterium genome contains a region encoding:
- a CDS encoding hydrogenase maturation nickel metallochaperone HypA, with protein MHELSLALSIVDVAASAAAERGAARILAVRVKVGRLSAVEPDALRAAFPIAADGTPCAGAELIVEEVAAHGRCPSCGAEGVVVDPLAPCAGCGHWPLELEGGRELTIDSLEVD; from the coding sequence ATGCACGAACTCTCCCTGGCCTTGAGCATCGTGGACGTCGCGGCCTCCGCCGCGGCGGAGCGCGGCGCGGCGCGGATCCTCGCGGTGCGGGTCAAGGTCGGCCGGCTGAGCGCGGTCGAGCCGGACGCGCTCCGCGCGGCCTTCCCGATCGCCGCCGACGGCACCCCCTGCGCCGGCGCCGAGCTGATCGTCGAGGAGGTCGCCGCGCACGGGCGCTGCCCGAGCTGCGGCGCCGAGGGCGTCGTGGTCGATCCGCTCGCGCCGTGCGCCGGCTGCGGCCACTGGCCGCTGGAGCTCGAGGGCGGGCGGGA